Proteins from a single region of Pseudodesulfovibrio portus:
- a CDS encoding YitT family protein, whose translation MSGTSRSYLGKGPVFRLNISYSIWWNLLLLTVGSLIVSVGIKSLAVPHGLVTGGVFGLASLLYYMTDAMNPGWIYFLLNVPLFLFAWFKVSRRFFLYSLYAMVATTLLYESVTIHIQVQDQLYAAIASGVMTGFGAGIVLRSLGSNGGLDVIAVYLFQKFNVGIGRVYMVFNALLFCGSLMRLPLDVIIASLIMVVITSMVVDQTLSLFSQRKVVFIISNMADEISRDVLIQLKQSATFLKGFGAFSRQEKNVLMTVVNNVQLKKLEEITFTHDEDALFIVENTFSVIGASFSRRKIY comes from the coding sequence ATGTCTGGCACAAGCAGATCCTATCTCGGCAAAGGGCCGGTCTTTCGGCTTAACATATCCTATTCGATCTGGTGGAATCTGCTGCTCCTGACAGTGGGGTCGCTCATCGTATCGGTGGGCATCAAGAGCCTGGCCGTTCCCCACGGCCTCGTGACCGGGGGCGTGTTCGGCCTTGCCTCCCTGCTGTACTATATGACGGACGCGATGAATCCCGGCTGGATATACTTCCTGCTGAACGTGCCGCTGTTCCTGTTCGCCTGGTTCAAGGTCAGCCGGAGGTTTTTTCTTTACAGCCTCTACGCCATGGTGGCGACCACGCTCCTCTATGAGTCGGTCACCATCCACATCCAGGTTCAGGATCAGCTGTACGCCGCCATAGCCAGCGGCGTCATGACCGGATTCGGGGCGGGCATCGTGCTTCGTTCCCTGGGATCCAACGGCGGGCTGGACGTCATCGCCGTCTATCTCTTCCAAAAATTCAACGTGGGCATCGGCCGCGTCTATATGGTGTTCAACGCATTGCTGTTTTGCGGCAGCCTCATGCGGCTGCCGCTGGACGTCATCATAGCATCACTGATCATGGTCGTTATCACTTCCATGGTGGTGGACCAGACACTGTCGCTTTTCAGCCAGCGCAAGGTCGTGTTCATCATCTCCAACATGGCCGATGAGATCAGCAGGGACGTCCTCATCCAGCTCAAGCAGAGTGCGACGTTTCTCAAGGGATTCGGCGCGTTCTCCCGACAAGAGAAGAACGTGCTCATGACCGTGGTCAACAACGTGCAGCTCAAGAAGCTGGAAGAGATAACCTTCACCCACGACGAAGATGCGCTGTTCATCGTCGAGAACACGTTCTCGGTAATCGGCGCGAGCTTTTCCCGCAGGAAAATATATTGA
- a CDS encoding hydantoinase/oxoprolinase family protein → MLTIGVDTGGTFTDFIYVSNERIGTYKTLSTPHNPAEAVLHGLARIAGDAEDMSVVHGSTVATNAILERKGVPTALVTNANFTDVIEIGRQNRSRLYDLAYRRQPHIVPRERRFGAPGRIASTGEEIEPFDEDAARQVVRAVRNSGAQSAAVCFLFSFLAPDHEKRMGEMLAELGLPVSLSHEILSEFREFERTSTTVVNAYVSPIMTRYLTDLTRGMAGNRLRVMQSNGGSISTATAMRESVRTILSGPAGGAVGALEIGHAAGFDRLITFDMGGTSTDVSLMDGDLPMTFESSIAGYPVKVPMIDIHTVGAGGGSIASPDPGGSLSVGPESAGAAPGPICYGRGGVEVTVTDANLFLGRIVPERFLGGGMALNADGAREGVERLARRFGMGPGELAEGILAVAAANMERAIRVISVEKGFDPREFTLFSFGGAGGMHCVELARLLGMPRVLIPVNPGILSAQGMLLADVVKDYSQTVMRGADTGADDLAPLFDELEKQAGAELAAEGVPPERIGHERFLDMRYSGQSFEITVPFAPDMREAFETLHERRYGHRNAAKPVEVVNVRLRSRGRQDRLPLPRLQAGEAALSDQAVVGSQQTVFNGQPFETAIIDRTELRPGNRFTGPAIVTEYSSTIVIPPDTPVTVDPLSNLILQTG, encoded by the coding sequence GTGCTCACCATCGGCGTCGACACCGGCGGCACCTTCACCGACTTCATCTATGTCTCCAACGAACGGATCGGCACCTACAAGACCTTGTCCACGCCGCACAACCCGGCCGAGGCGGTGCTGCACGGCCTGGCCCGCATCGCCGGGGACGCGGAGGACATGTCCGTGGTGCACGGCTCCACCGTGGCCACCAACGCCATCCTGGAACGCAAGGGGGTGCCCACCGCCCTGGTGACCAACGCCAATTTCACGGACGTCATCGAGATCGGCCGCCAGAACCGCAGCCGCCTCTACGACCTGGCCTACCGGCGGCAGCCCCACATCGTGCCGCGCGAACGCCGCTTCGGCGCGCCGGGCCGGATCGCCTCAACCGGCGAGGAGATCGAACCGTTTGACGAGGACGCGGCCCGGCAGGTGGTGCGGGCCGTGCGGAATTCCGGCGCGCAGTCCGCAGCCGTCTGCTTTCTTTTCTCCTTCCTGGCCCCGGACCACGAGAAACGCATGGGGGAAATGCTGGCCGAACTCGGCCTGCCCGTGTCCCTGTCCCATGAAATCCTGTCCGAATTCCGCGAGTTCGAGCGCACCTCCACCACGGTGGTCAACGCCTATGTCTCGCCCATCATGACCCGGTACCTGACCGATCTGACCCGGGGCATGGCGGGCAACAGGCTGCGCGTCATGCAGTCCAACGGCGGTTCCATCTCGACAGCCACGGCCATGCGCGAGTCCGTGCGCACCATCCTTTCCGGTCCGGCCGGCGGGGCGGTGGGTGCGCTGGAGATCGGACACGCCGCCGGGTTCGACAGACTGATCACCTTTGACATGGGCGGCACGAGTACGGACGTCAGCCTCATGGACGGGGACCTGCCCATGACCTTCGAGTCGAGCATAGCCGGGTACCCGGTCAAGGTGCCCATGATCGATATCCACACCGTGGGCGCGGGCGGCGGTTCCATCGCGTCCCCGGACCCCGGCGGCTCGCTGAGCGTGGGGCCCGAGAGCGCGGGCGCGGCCCCCGGCCCCATCTGCTACGGGCGGGGCGGCGTCGAGGTCACCGTGACCGACGCCAATCTCTTCCTCGGCCGCATCGTGCCCGAACGCTTCCTCGGCGGCGGCATGGCCCTGAACGCGGACGGTGCGCGGGAGGGCGTGGAAAGACTTGCCCGCCGGTTCGGCATGGGCCCGGGAGAGCTGGCCGAGGGCATCCTGGCCGTGGCCGCAGCCAACATGGAGCGGGCCATCCGGGTAATCTCCGTGGAAAAGGGGTTCGACCCCCGCGAGTTCACCCTGTTCTCCTTTGGCGGCGCGGGCGGCATGCACTGCGTCGAGCTGGCCCGGCTGCTGGGCATGCCCCGTGTCCTGATCCCGGTCAACCCCGGCATCCTCTCGGCCCAGGGCATGCTCCTGGCCGACGTGGTCAAGGACTACTCGCAAACCGTCATGCGCGGCGCGGACACCGGCGCGGACGACCTGGCCCCCCTGTTCGACGAGTTGGAAAAACAGGCCGGGGCCGAACTGGCCGCCGAGGGCGTCCCCCCTGAACGCATCGGCCACGAGCGATTCCTGGACATGCGCTACTCGGGCCAGTCCTTCGAGATCACGGTCCCGTTCGCCCCGGACATGCGCGAGGCGTTCGAAACCCTGCATGAACGCCGGTACGGCCACCGCAACGCGGCCAAGCCCGTGGAGGTGGTCAACGTCCGCCTGCGCAGCCGCGGCCGCCAGGACCGCCTCCCCCTGCCCCGCCTCCAAGCGGGCGAGGCCGCCCTCTCCGACCAGGCCGTGGTCGGCAGCCAACAAACCGTATTCAACGGCCAGCCATTTGAGACGGCCATCATCGACCGCACCGAGCTGCGCCCGGGCAACCGCTTCACCGGCCCGGCCATCGTCACGGAATACAGCTCCACCATCGTCATCCCGCCCGACACCCCGGTCACCGTGGACCCCCTGTCCAATCTGATCCTGCAAACCGGCTGA
- a CDS encoding acetate--CoA ligase family protein gives MTSTDKLHAFFYPEKVAVIGASATPGKVGHTVVANMLGAGFKGRVIPVNPKGGEIEGLAVTTDIADLPRGLDLAVISVPPQFVIPAIEALGAIGAKSAIVITAGFKEAGKEGYDLEQRIIALCEEHSIALLGPNCLGMMNTSAGVNASFAAGQPNPGSIAFFSQSGALCVAILDWALGANIGFSKFVSLGNKAVLDEADMLDYLNEDDETSVILGYIENVEHGDAFLDAARRTCLNKPVIMIKSGTTAAGAKAASSHTGAIAGSDQTYTAAFHQSGVIRVGDVASLFNLAQAFSSQPLPKGPNLALVTNSGGPGILAADAADRSRLTMAALSQKTIQRLQEFLPSYAAFYNPVDIVGDADAKRYRQTLDVVADDPMVHSILVLLTPTASVQIEKTAEAVIRIAEKSGKPVFACFMGKTRVAGARRMLMEAGIPCYAFPEPAVHAIEAMYEYYLWKNRPEPQYREVERDIEAARALIRDHERRNQPEIVEFEAQQVLKAYGLPTPQTVLARSSDEAVAAAEEIGYPVVLKIASPDISHKSDVGGVKVNLGNATEVMKTFKEITARAQRLRRDAYIAGCLVQEMAPPGVREVIIGFKRDEQFGPMLMFGLGGIYVEIMKDIAFKLAPLSKQDAFEIVREIKSYMLLKGLKGEQPVNFTALEEIVMVMSRLALDLPQVVEAEFNPVLVNHERAIVADVRMTLRV, from the coding sequence TTGACTTCCACGGACAAACTGCACGCCTTCTTCTATCCCGAAAAAGTGGCCGTTATCGGCGCATCCGCCACCCCCGGCAAGGTGGGCCATACCGTGGTCGCCAACATGCTGGGGGCCGGGTTCAAGGGCCGGGTCATCCCCGTGAATCCCAAGGGCGGCGAGATCGAGGGGCTTGCGGTGACCACGGATATCGCGGACCTGCCGCGCGGCCTTGACCTGGCCGTGATTTCGGTGCCCCCCCAATTCGTCATCCCGGCCATCGAGGCCCTGGGAGCCATCGGCGCCAAGTCGGCCATCGTCATCACCGCCGGGTTCAAGGAAGCGGGCAAGGAAGGGTATGACCTCGAACAGCGGATCATCGCGTTGTGCGAGGAACACTCCATCGCGTTGCTCGGCCCCAACTGCCTGGGCATGATGAACACCTCGGCGGGTGTCAACGCGTCCTTTGCCGCAGGCCAGCCCAATCCCGGTTCCATCGCCTTTTTTTCGCAGAGCGGCGCCCTGTGCGTGGCCATCCTCGACTGGGCGCTGGGCGCGAACATCGGCTTTTCCAAGTTCGTGTCGCTGGGCAACAAGGCCGTGCTCGACGAGGCGGACATGCTCGACTACCTGAACGAGGACGATGAGACGAGCGTCATTCTCGGCTACATCGAAAACGTGGAGCACGGGGACGCCTTCCTGGACGCCGCGCGCCGGACCTGCCTGAACAAGCCCGTGATCATGATCAAATCCGGCACCACGGCGGCCGGAGCCAAGGCCGCCTCCTCGCATACCGGAGCCATTGCCGGGTCGGACCAGACCTACACGGCCGCCTTCCACCAGTCCGGAGTCATCCGGGTGGGGGACGTGGCCTCGCTCTTCAACCTGGCCCAGGCCTTTTCCAGCCAGCCCCTGCCCAAGGGCCCGAACCTGGCCCTGGTCACCAACTCCGGCGGGCCCGGCATCCTGGCGGCGGACGCGGCTGACCGGTCCCGGCTGACCATGGCCGCCCTGTCCCAGAAGACCATCCAGCGGCTTCAGGAATTTCTGCCCAGCTATGCGGCCTTCTACAATCCGGTGGACATCGTCGGCGACGCGGACGCCAAGCGCTACCGCCAGACCCTGGACGTGGTGGCCGACGACCCCATGGTCCACTCCATCCTCGTCCTGCTCACGCCCACGGCCTCCGTGCAGATCGAGAAGACCGCCGAGGCGGTCATCCGCATCGCCGAGAAGTCCGGCAAGCCCGTCTTTGCCTGCTTCATGGGCAAGACCCGTGTGGCCGGGGCGCGCCGCATGCTCATGGAGGCGGGCATCCCGTGCTACGCCTTCCCCGAGCCCGCAGTGCACGCCATCGAGGCCATGTATGAATATTACCTGTGGAAGAACCGCCCGGAGCCGCAGTACCGCGAGGTCGAACGCGACATCGAGGCTGCCCGCGCACTGATTCGCGATCACGAGCGGCGCAACCAGCCGGAGATCGTGGAGTTCGAAGCCCAGCAGGTACTCAAGGCGTACGGGCTGCCCACGCCGCAAACCGTGCTGGCCCGTTCCTCGGATGAGGCCGTGGCCGCCGCCGAGGAGATCGGTTACCCCGTGGTGCTCAAGATCGCTTCGCCGGACATCTCCCACAAGTCCGACGTGGGCGGTGTGAAGGTGAATCTCGGCAACGCCACCGAGGTCATGAAGACCTTCAAGGAGATCACGGCCCGGGCCCAGCGGCTGCGCCGTGACGCCTACATCGCGGGCTGCCTGGTCCAGGAGATGGCCCCTCCGGGCGTCAGGGAAGTGATAATCGGCTTCAAACGCGACGAGCAGTTCGGTCCCATGCTCATGTTCGGGCTGGGCGGCATCTACGTGGAGATCATGAAGGACATCGCCTTCAAGCTGGCCCCGCTGTCAAAGCAGGATGCCTTCGAGATCGTGCGCGAAATCAAGTCCTACATGCTGCTCAAGGGGCTGAAGGGCGAACAGCCGGTGAACTTCACCGCCCTCGAGGAGATCGTCATGGTCATGTCGCGGCTGGCCCTCGACCTTCCGCAGGTGGTGGAGGCCGAGTTCAACCCGGTTCTCGTCAATCACGAGCGGGCCATCGTCGCTGATGTGCGGATGACCCTGCGGGTTTAG